A region of Heterodontus francisci isolate sHetFra1 unplaced genomic scaffold, sHetFra1.hap1 HAP1_SCAFFOLD_793, whole genome shotgun sequence DNA encodes the following proteins:
- the LOC137363785 gene encoding neuronal tyrosine-phosphorylated phosphoinositide-3-kinase adapter 1-like produces MTSGLQDAAITSFLQFIEEKGFKAYNSLTKQGGDTGKGIRCLRDEMNLLYRKTKMEWKHREEESKKSICKDGGLGRVRDLASFRKHFRMGFMTMPASQEHGPHPCAGGMTTRSLSLHSVGSVENGEHTCARKPPAKPRRHPSTKLSLCPEGRNSSGDEGLGPKGEKATQRPGPEAADGGRRIPTLKLKRSPNAQLSVSFDEAPSAGRVAATSLTSGPRYGLPADPHRGSAGEEEEEEEEEPVYIEMVGDVFKEQSSPGEDSDHSEAIYEEMKYPLLEEGIRELRWSKIPLSKPTAHGAFSQGAFKATPQPNSKGPPYDIPPPFPNLLLHRPPLLAFPQPASQKAYKAPTASSQPGSKLPVLQHGDITSAPGGAQVPGQQPPRMQKEEGPLQSALVPSGRARSHSTPLPPQASGQHRSEKELPTSHTMKALAHLALPASQIHCHQKSEREKPASLSIICSSVKVTTHSLLAQASGDQKAEKELPSLQSMFCSVSKASVSSRPLSGLYKMPMAHGLLEHANLPTPGTMVWPYIPLACKRPPAYESLKPGGAQKVCPAVYHTMVKTQGQERAPAFASICCSQAVANSEARSTTSPPGEGAANVGQSWQRNLSCGRKAQDSEAGGAPGWSGAGESLDREEKTSGIPVKTQGPEGSSVKGPSRSGLPQLCPMACQRSVIASAAQPPPQVCVTPWLTYSDSAANHVTARA; encoded by the exons ATGACAAGTGGCCTCCAGGATGCAGCCATTACGAGCTTCCTCCAGTTCATCGAAGAGAAAGGGTTCAAGGCCTACAACTCACTGACCAAGCAGGGCGGAGACACAGGCAAGGGGATCAGGTGCCTACGGGACGAGATGAATCTGCTGTACCGGAAAACAAAGATGGAATGGAAACACCGGGAGGAGGAGTCAAAGAAAAG TATCTGCAAGGATGGGGGACTGGGAAGGGTGCGGGATCTTGCCTCCTTCCGCAAGCACTTCCGAATGGGCTTCATGACCATGCCCGCCTCTCAGGAACATGGGCCGCACCCGTGCGCCGGCGGCATGACCACCCGCTCGCTGTCACTTCACTCCGTGGGCAGCGTGGAGAACGGCGAGCACACCTGCGCCAGGAAACCCCCGGCCAAGCCCAGGCGCCATCCCAGCACCAAGCTCAGCCTGTGCCCCGAGGGCAGGAACAGCAGCGGAGATGaaggactcgggccgaagggcgagAAAG CGACGCAGAGGCCGGGTCCCGAGGCGGCCGACGGTGGGCGGAGGATCCCCACGCTGAAGCTGAAACGCAGCCCCAACGCCCAGCTCTCCGTGTCCTTCGACGAGGCCCCCTCCGCCGGCAGGGTGGCCGCGACCTCTCTGACCTCTGGCCCCAGGTATGGACTTCCTGCTGACCCCCACCGAGGCTcagcgggggaggaggaggaggaggaggaggaggagccggTCTACATCGAGATGGTCGGCGACGTCTTCAAGGAACAGAGCTCGCCGGGTGAAGACTCCGACCACAGTGAGGCGATCTACGAGGAGATGAAGTATCCACTGCTTGAGGAAGGCATTCGGGAGCTGAGATGGAGCAAGATTCCCCTCTCCAAACCCACCGCCCATGGGGCTTTTAGCCAAGGGGCTTTCAAGGCCACTCCCCAGCCTAATTCCAAAGGCCCACCTTATGACATTCCACCCCCATTCCCAAACCTTCTCCTCCATCGCCCACCTCTCTTGGCCTTCCCTCAGCCCGCCTCCCAGAAGGCGTACAAGGCGCCAACTGCTTCATCCCAGCCGGGGTCCAAGCTCCCAGTCTTGCAACATGGCGACATCACATCCGCTCCTGGCGGTGCCCAGGTGCCTGGGCAGCAGCCCCCGAGGATGCAGAAGGAGGAGGGCCCTCTGCAGAGCGCCCTGGTGCCCTCGGGGCGGGCGAGGAGCCACTCGACGCCCCTCCCTCCTCAAGCGTCTGGCCAACACCGGTCAGAGAAGGAGCTGCCCACGTCCCACACCATGAAGGCCTTGGCGCATTTGGCGCTTCCGGCCTCTCAGATCCACTGCCATCAGAAGTCGGAAAGGGAAAAACCGGCTTCCCTCAGCATTATCTGTTCCTCTGTCAAAGTCACCACCCACTCGCTGCTTGCCCAAGCATCTGGAGATCAGAAGGCAGAAAAGGAACTCCCAAGTCTCCAGAGCATGTTCTGCTCCGTCAGTAAAGCCAGCGTCAGTTCCCGGCCTTTATCCGGCCTCTACAAGATGCCAATGGCCCACGGGCTCCTGGAGCATGCCAATCTACCCACGCCAGGCACCATGGTGTGGCCTTACATTCCACTGGCTTGCAAACGCCCTCCGGCCTACGAAAGCCTCAAGCCTGGGGGTGCCCAGAAGGTCTGTCCCGCTGTGTACCACACCATGGTGAAAACCCAAGGGCAGGAGCGGGCCCCGGCCTTTGCCAGCATCTGCTGCTCGCAGGCGGTCGCCAACTCGGAGGCTCGGAGCACCACCAGCCCTCCCGGAGAGGGCGCGGCCAATGTCGGGCAAAGCTGGCAGCGGAACCTGTCCTGTGGCAGGAAAGCCCAGGACTCAGAAG CAGGAGGCGCCCCAGGCTGGAGCGGAGCCGGTGAATCCCTGGATAGGGAGGAGAAGACGTCGGGAATACCGGTGAAAACTCAGGGACCAGAGGGCTCCTCGGTCAAGGGGCCTTCTCGATCAGGGCTGCCCCAGCTGTGCCCGATGGCCTGCCAACGGAGC GTCATCGCCTCGGCCGCTCAGCCTCCACCTCAGGTGTGCGTCACCCCCTGGCTCACCTACAGCGACAGTGCAGCCAATCACGTGACAGCCCGAGCCAG